The Medicago truncatula cultivar Jemalong A17 chromosome 4, MtrunA17r5.0-ANR, whole genome shotgun sequence genome includes a region encoding these proteins:
- the LOC120580252 gene encoding uncharacterized protein has product MDPCKEKQAAVEVNVTLNGVSSLKATRKEHATYCVTPGHTMRESVDLEAQSTLTLTGVRKQLSDTHIDSDSENGSPRTPKGVLFNPFAPGPEDMVRAPQSRKYHEDVRDKIVRKLQFCSSPPKP; this is encoded by the coding sequence ATGGATCCTTGCAAGGAAAAACAAGCTGCAGTGGAAGTGAATGTTACTCTCAATGGTGTTTCCTCTCTAAAAGCTACAAGAAAGGAGCATGCAACATATTGTGTAACTCCTGGTCACACTATGAGAGAGAGTGTTGATTTGGAAGCTCAATCAACTCTGACATTGACAGGGGTTAGGAAACAACTGAGTGACACCCACATTGATTCCGACAGTGAAAATGGTAGCCCTCGAACACCTAAGGGTGTTCTTTTCAACCCTTTTGCTCCTGGTCCTGAAGACATGGTGCGTGCTCCACAGTCTCGCAAGTATCATGAAGATGTGAGGGACAAAATTGTTCGCAAACTTCAGTTTTGCTCCTCTCCTCCCAAACCATGA
- the LOC11414120 gene encoding ras-related protein RABA1f yields the protein MGAYRADDDYDYLFKVVLIGDSGVGKSNLLSRFTKNEFSLESKSTIGVEFATRSIHVDDKIVKAQIWDTAGQERYRAITSAYYRGAVGALLVYDVTRHVTFENVERWLKELRDHTDANIVIMLVGNKADLRHLRAVSTDDAKAFAERENTFFMETSALESLNVDNSFTEVLTQIYRVVSRKTLEIGDDPAALPKGQTINVGSRDDVSAVKKVGCCSA from the exons ATGGGTGCGTACAGAGCCGATGACGACTACGATTATCTCTTCAAGGTTGTTCTCATCGGTGACTCCGGCGTCGGTAAATCCAATCTCTTGTCACGTTTCACAAAAAACGAATTCAGTTTGGAATCTAAATCCACCATTGGCGTTGAATTCGCTACAAGGAGTATTCATGTTGATGATAAGATTGTAAAGGCGCAAATTTGGGATACCGCTGGCCAAGAAAG ATATCGTGCAATCACAAGTGCATATTACCGAGGAGCTGTTGGTGCATTGCTTGTGTATGATGTTACAAGACATGTAACTTTTGAAAATGTGGAGAGATGGTTAAAGGAACTTCGTGACCACACAGATGCCAACATTGTAATTATGCTTGTAGGGAACAAAGCTGATCTTCGTCACTTGCGTGCCGTGTCCACCGATGATGCTAAAGCATTTGCTGAAAGAGAGAACACATTTTTTATGGAAACGTCTGCCCTTGAATCATTGAATGTTGACAATTCTTTCACAGAAGTGCTTACTCAAATATATCGGGTCGTCAGTAGGAAGACTCTTGAGATTGGAGATGACCCTGCTGCTTTGCCGAAAGGGCAGACAATCAATGTTGGCAGTAGAGATGATGTCTCAGCTGTTAAAAAGGTTGGATGCTGCTCTGCATAG